CCTCATTGATGAGTACCGGCACCCCTACGCGCGGTTTGACCGGCTTGCCGAATTTCAAACGCAATGCCTCTAAATAATAAGCGGAATCGAGAGGATCGGAAATTGCCACTTCCAGGTGGTCTGGGAAATCGGCAAGTGGCAGAATCTGATTGGCATGAAAAAACCTCAGATTAATCTCTTCGGGCAATACCGATGATGTTGGATAGTCATCTTGCTTCAGTAGGGGGAGTCCGAGCAATTCGGCCAGAGCAGTGGCCATGTCGGTTTCGTTGACCAGGCCTAACTTTACCAAGGCCTGATCAAAACGACCTGATCCGGCTGCATGAAGCCGCATGGCCCGATCGATCCCACGCTGATCGATCTTTTCGTTGCGGATCAGCCATTCTCCAAGGGATTGGAAAAAGAGCGTTTCCTTCTGGTTGCTTCCCAGGGACTCCCTGTAGGGCAGCTCCTCCTTCGCCATCAAACCGGTGCTCATGTTTTGTATCGATCCCTGTGATATCAAAGGAGGCAGCCTTCTGTTAACCGGCTAAACTTCTGCATCCGGTTGTAAAATATACACATAGGTGGACTGACGAGATCTGCAGAGAAACCCATATGTCTTGGTTGGGCCTTCTCTCGTCCCATTCTTCCACCCCCATCAATTTCCGGCACGCATCGGGGCATCTCCTGGAGAGTAGGGTTGTCGTCGCGATGCCGCGACGGGAGGCAACCACGACCTTGGCCCTAAACTCCAGAAGACAGCTCCTTACTCCTGTCGGTGTGGGTGTGCCTTATGACCACATTGGCGACATGGGTCTTTACTGGGGCTGTGTAACCGTACTCATCTGGAGCGTTACCGCCGTCTGGGCCAACAGTCTTCCGTTGACCGTTGCGCCCGTGTTCACGGCGATCATGGTTTTATCGAGCAGGATGCCTTCAAAGTGCGAGGTGGTCCCGAGGGTCGATGCGCCGGCGACTGCCCAGAAGATGTTTTTGGCCGAGGCTCCACCAGCCAGTTTGATGCGTTTCGCATTGGCCAGATCAAAGGTTTGGGCAATCTGGAAGATCCAGACATCGTTCGGACCGCCGGTCAGCGTGAGATCGTTGGAAATGGTAACGGGCGAACTCCACTTGTAGATGCCGGGAGCGAGATCTTGCCCGCCAACCTCGCCACCACCCAGTTCCGTGAAATTGGGGGATCCCCGTCCCGAAGCGTCCGTGTAGGCAGCTTCCATGTCGCTCACTGCCGAAGTCAGCAAGCTGGGGTTACTGATCGTACAGGGTAAGGGACCTGCGACCGTGACGGTATACACCTTTCCCACCACTTCATCGCATGTGAGAAGGAGAGCCGCACCGGTGATGGGGCTCGTTCCAACATCGCCAACAACAGAGGATCGGAATACGTCGGTAATTCCAGATTTGCTCAGAATCGCGAATGTTCCGGCTTGGCCCAAGTTCACGGGCATCGTTCCTCCGGCGAAAGCCACGGCACTCATGATCACGGAACTAGCCAACATTGCAGCCAGTATCAACATCTTGGAATGTTTTTTGCTAATTGTCATAACGTGTTCCTCCATTCGTCTGAATATCTCCGTCAAAGATGGAGATCTACCGACTCGAATTAGTAGCATTCCCAATGTTTGCTACGGCACTTACAAACAAGCTTTGCACATATCAAGCCAAACGGGAAATTATCAACAGTTCAAGAGTAAGTGCTTAATTTCACTGTGTAAAAGTGATAATAAAATGTTGCTGAAGCACCCGGTTGCTTCAGCCTTTCGTTTCAAACCAATTTTTTCATGTTGTATTGAATCAAATAGTTTCAAACTCCTTTTGAAACGCCGGCGGGAGGAGGGGGCGGAAAGCGATTAACGTAGCTTACAGC
The Magnetococcales bacterium genome window above contains:
- a CDS encoding DUF3494 domain-containing protein, yielding MTISKKHSKMLILAAMLASSVIMSAVAFAGGTMPVNLGQAGTFAILSKSGITDVFRSSVVGDVGTSPITGAALLLTCDEVVGKVYTVTVAGPLPCTISNPSLLTSAVSDMEAAYTDASGRGSPNFTELGGGEVGGQDLAPGIYKWSSPVTISNDLTLTGGPNDVWIFQIAQTFDLANAKRIKLAGGASAKNIFWAVAGASTLGTTSHFEGILLDKTMIAVNTGATVNGRLLAQTAVTLQMSTVTQPQ